Proteins encoded by one window of Chryseobacterium foetidum:
- a CDS encoding polysaccharide biosynthesis protein, translating into MNKLSDGLRALYAGDNLLRITRVRYIPRWMVLFFDLGFVFFSVLISYYFLLKLNVKLNYQNLLPVKILIVLAVNVVFMFIFRTYAGIIRHSTFFDFFKILLSSGSSLIALIVLNYFFYLVRGKPLFLYPNIFLFFFVSVSFLFFFRMATKRFFNVLVDFSRAPSTLNIAVVGVEDVSVALARAIMHNPNYPYRLGGFVTNRTDSKRAVLLGHNIYSKKHFFSSPKILRDFDAVLLIKEIMSKKELEEWMNLSLDSGLKVLKAPTIGKMRDQDLVGGIRNLQIEDLLNRRPIKIENVEVKKRHFEKNVLITGGAGSIGSEIVRQVAEFNPTNIVILDQAESPLYDLELELLEKFPAQNFKFILADISNSYRLEKIFEEYSFSMVYHAAAYKHVPLIEENPHEAVFVNILGTKNVALLSKKYKVNRFVMVSTDKAVNPTNVMGASKRAAELFVQSLQNTEGNVTKFITTRFGNVLGSNGSVIPHFKKQILKGGPVTITHPDIIRYFMTIPEACELVLQAGTMGDGGEIYVFDMGDPVKIVDLARRMIKLSGYIPDEDIKITFIGLRPGEKLYEELISDNSTTVPTHTEKIMISKDYCEDFKMVDEHFVKLIRSAMKKDKNEVVGLLKSLVPEYISNNSEFEHLDKKKETNINPAAS; encoded by the coding sequence ATGAATAAACTGAGCGATGGTTTGAGAGCATTATATGCCGGTGATAACTTATTGAGAATTACACGGGTAAGATACATCCCCAGATGGATGGTATTGTTTTTTGACCTTGGCTTCGTATTTTTCTCTGTTCTTATTTCCTATTACTTTCTGCTGAAGCTCAATGTTAAACTCAATTATCAGAATCTTTTACCGGTAAAGATCCTTATTGTTCTGGCGGTTAATGTTGTATTTATGTTTATTTTCCGCACCTATGCCGGAATCATCAGACATTCTACTTTCTTCGACTTTTTTAAAATACTTCTGTCTTCAGGTAGCAGCTTAATAGCACTCATTGTCTTAAACTACTTTTTTTATCTGGTAAGAGGTAAACCGCTGTTTCTGTATCCCAATATTTTTCTGTTTTTCTTCGTTTCGGTGTCTTTCCTGTTTTTCTTCAGAATGGCTACCAAAAGATTTTTCAATGTATTGGTTGATTTCAGCAGGGCACCATCTACACTGAATATTGCTGTAGTAGGCGTAGAAGATGTGTCGGTCGCTCTCGCAAGAGCCATTATGCACAATCCCAACTACCCGTACAGGTTAGGTGGTTTTGTCACCAACAGAACGGATTCTAAAAGAGCCGTACTTCTGGGACATAACATCTACAGCAAGAAACATTTTTTCAGTAGTCCCAAAATCCTCAGAGACTTTGATGCGGTCTTGCTCATCAAAGAAATCATGAGTAAAAAAGAACTCGAGGAATGGATGAACCTGTCTCTGGACAGTGGCCTAAAAGTCTTAAAAGCGCCAACCATTGGAAAAATGAGAGATCAGGACCTGGTGGGTGGAATCAGAAATCTGCAGATTGAAGATTTACTCAACAGAAGACCGATTAAGATCGAGAACGTAGAGGTGAAGAAAAGACATTTCGAGAAGAATGTACTGATCACCGGAGGTGCCGGTTCTATCGGCAGTGAGATTGTAAGACAGGTCGCAGAATTCAATCCTACCAACATTGTCATTCTGGATCAGGCGGAATCCCCGCTGTATGATCTGGAACTTGAGCTGTTGGAAAAGTTTCCTGCACAGAACTTTAAATTCATCTTAGCGGATATTTCAAACAGTTACAGGCTTGAAAAAATATTTGAGGAATACAGCTTTTCCATGGTATATCATGCCGCTGCCTACAAACACGTCCCTCTGATTGAAGAAAATCCGCATGAGGCTGTTTTTGTCAATATCTTAGGGACGAAAAACGTCGCTTTACTGTCAAAGAAATACAAAGTCAACAGATTTGTGATGGTGTCTACCGATAAAGCGGTAAATCCTACAAATGTAATGGGAGCTTCCAAGAGAGCGGCAGAACTCTTTGTGCAGTCTTTACAGAATACCGAGGGCAATGTCACCAAATTTATTACCACGAGATTTGGAAATGTCTTGGGTTCCAACGGTTCTGTAATCCCACATTTTAAGAAACAGATTCTGAAAGGAGGGCCCGTAACCATTACCCATCCGGATATCATCCGCTATTTCATGACCATTCCCGAAGCCTGCGAACTGGTACTGCAGGCAGGTACAATGGGAGATGGTGGAGAAATCTATGTTTTCGATATGGGTGATCCTGTGAAAATTGTAGATCTTGCGAGAAGGATGATAAAACTTTCAGGCTACATTCCGGATGAAGATATTAAAATCACTTTTATTGGTCTGAGACCTGGGGAGAAACTCTATGAGGAACTCATCAGCGATAATTCCACTACGGTTCCTACACACACAGAGAAAATCATGATCAGCAAAGATTACTGTGAAGATTTCAAAATGGTGGATGAGCACTTTGTAAAGCTCATACGCTCTGCAATGAAAAAAGACAAAAATGAGGTCGTAGGATTATTAAAATCCCTGGTACCTGAATATATTAGCAACAATTCTGAATTTGAACATTTAGACAAGAAAAAAGAAACCAACATCAATCCGGCAGCTTCCTGA
- a CDS encoding polysaccharide biosynthesis/export family protein → MNFRKLCLYGFTGLVLASCTPRQEINYMTDIDSVSLDNAIKNSRSSLQPGDQLIVKISARDMDAVQPFNQNYSSSATVTQYSSPNSNNIPQQIPASGPTYFVDTDGNIIFPQLGKISTKGENIETFREKLTGLLSRYIKDPVVDVKLVNFKVSVTGEVARPGMYVIPDGHANILNALSLAGDTTPYGIRNNVLIIRNVDGQITKERIDLTKAGFINSPYYYLKQNDIIYVQPNANREKAARVDPNTGLYISVASVIASLVIGVLALTKN, encoded by the coding sequence ATGAATTTCAGAAAACTCTGCCTTTATGGCTTTACAGGTCTTGTATTGGCATCCTGTACACCGAGACAGGAAATCAACTACATGACCGATATAGACTCTGTGTCGCTGGACAATGCCATAAAAAACAGCCGCAGCAGTCTTCAGCCCGGAGATCAGCTTATCGTAAAGATTTCTGCACGTGATATGGACGCTGTGCAACCCTTCAACCAAAACTATTCTTCATCCGCTACGGTTACCCAGTATTCTTCACCGAATTCGAACAACATACCACAGCAGATTCCTGCTTCCGGACCAACCTATTTTGTAGATACAGACGGTAATATCATTTTCCCTCAGCTGGGTAAAATCAGCACTAAGGGTGAAAATATTGAAACCTTCAGGGAAAAACTGACAGGCTTGCTGAGCAGATACATCAAAGATCCGGTTGTAGATGTAAAGCTGGTGAATTTCAAAGTATCGGTAACCGGTGAAGTGGCAAGACCGGGGATGTATGTAATTCCTGACGGCCATGCCAATATTCTCAATGCACTGAGTCTTGCGGGAGATACTACACCGTATGGAATCAGGAACAATGTACTGATCATCAGAAATGTAGACGGTCAGATTACAAAAGAGAGAATAGATCTTACGAAAGCCGGTTTCATCAACTCACCGTATTATTATCTGAAGCAGAACGATATTATCTATGTGCAGCCTAATGCCAACAGAGAGAAAGCAGCAAGAGTAGACCCGAATACAGGTCTTTATATTTCAGTAGCATCGGTAATCGCATCACTGGTCATCGGAGTTTTGGCGCTGACTAAAAACTAA